The following coding sequences lie in one Apium graveolens cultivar Ventura chromosome 1, ASM990537v1, whole genome shotgun sequence genomic window:
- the LOC141667352 gene encoding uncharacterized protein LOC141667352, giving the protein MECTFPEHQPPASSGIAQEEANPCTDYWKLYVDGSSTAERSGASLILVNPEGFTIQQAITFAFKETNNQAEYEALISGLRLAKSIGIMKMIIYNDSQVIVKQTSGEYIAKDPKLV; this is encoded by the coding sequence ATGGAATGCACCTTCCCGGAGCATCAACCACCCGCTTCTAGCGGGATTGCCCAAGAAGAAGCCAACCCATGCACAGACTATTGGAAGCTCTATGTGGATGGGTCATCTACGGCCGAAAGGTCCGGAGCTAGCCTCATTCTAGTCAACCCAGAAGGTTTCACCATTCAACAAGCAATAACCTTTGCCTTCAAGGAAACGAACAATCAAGCTGAGTATGAGGCACTCATCTCCGGGCTCAGATTAGCAAAATCTATTGGTATTATGAAGATGATCATCTACAACGACTCTCAGGTTATAGTCAAGCAAACCAGTGGAGAGTATATTGCGAAAGATCCAAAATTGGTATAG